The following proteins are encoded in a genomic region of Cyclonatronum proteinivorum:
- a CDS encoding NAD(P)/FAD-dependent oxidoreductase encodes MIFKNITQRSWWEKDVLARPADLLIVGSGITGLSTALFYRRMYPDSRVMVLDRGFWPTGATGRNAGFACFGSAGELLDDLHQEPEAGVKARLRMRFEGLELLKTELGTDAIGYEMTGGYEIFDDISDPHFRESVANLKRFSGWVEEITGLPDTYEVRDINSFPSIFNRLEGYLHSGKMLQALVRKANEAGVEIRWNTPVAEVKSNGVVLQDGLVLQAGAVLCATNGYTSTLESGTTVKPARGYVFVTKPLQNLPWHGSCHYNRGYVYFRDLGDRLLIGGARDVDKAGEESIRNEINPKIKNWLVSFVNEKLGIDPDWEIEQEWTGVMGFGATKTPECTRHENGVYVAAGLGGMGVALGMKLGQQAATMIAKS; translated from the coding sequence ATGATTTTCAAAAATATCACACAGCGGAGCTGGTGGGAAAAAGATGTGCTGGCCCGGCCTGCTGATCTGCTCATCGTGGGCTCCGGGATCACCGGACTCTCAACCGCGCTCTTCTATCGAAGGATGTACCCTGACAGCCGCGTGATGGTGCTCGACCGAGGATTCTGGCCGACCGGCGCAACCGGGCGCAATGCGGGATTTGCCTGTTTTGGCTCAGCCGGAGAGCTGCTCGATGATCTCCATCAGGAGCCCGAAGCCGGGGTTAAAGCCCGCCTGCGGATGCGCTTCGAAGGCCTCGAGCTGCTCAAAACCGAGCTCGGCACCGACGCCATCGGCTACGAAATGACCGGCGGCTATGAAATCTTTGATGACATCTCCGACCCCCATTTCCGGGAAAGCGTCGCCAACCTGAAGCGCTTCAGCGGCTGGGTTGAAGAAATCACCGGCTTGCCCGATACCTACGAAGTGCGCGACATCAACAGCTTTCCGTCCATTTTCAACCGGCTCGAAGGCTACCTGCACAGCGGCAAAATGCTGCAAGCGCTCGTCCGCAAAGCGAACGAAGCCGGGGTTGAAATCCGCTGGAACACGCCCGTTGCGGAAGTCAAAAGCAACGGCGTTGTGCTGCAGGATGGCCTGGTGTTGCAGGCTGGCGCTGTCCTCTGCGCGACCAACGGCTACACCTCAACCCTCGAGTCTGGCACAACCGTGAAGCCCGCCCGCGGCTACGTGTTCGTGACCAAACCTCTCCAAAACCTGCCCTGGCATGGCAGCTGTCACTACAACCGCGGCTACGTCTATTTCCGCGACCTCGGCGACCGGCTCCTCATCGGCGGTGCCCGCGACGTGGACAAAGCGGGGGAGGAGTCCATCCGCAACGAAATCAATCCAAAAATCAAAAACTGGCTGGTGAGCTTCGTCAACGAAAAGCTCGGCATCGACCCAGACTGGGAGATCGAGCAGGAATGGACCGGCGTGATGGGCTTCGGCGCAACCAAAACCCCCGAGTGCACCCGTCACGAAAACGGCGTGTATGTCGCCGCCGGCCTCGGCGGCATGGGCGTAGCCCTCGGCATGAAGCTCGGTCAGCAAGCCGCAACGATGATAGCGAAATCGTAG